In Euphorbia lathyris chromosome 2, ddEupLath1.1, whole genome shotgun sequence, the sequence caattttccgtttttcgggtaacggcgcaaaccacagtcttttttttgtattaacaaaccacaagagattttttggaagaacatgaaaccacagaggttttttttagaatttacccttatagaaaatataaaagaatttataATTGCATTAAATGATTTTTGGTGTATTTAGAAGTTCAATGCATAATAAATATACATcttgaaaatacaaaagaatatCTTATTGTATTTAATGGTTATATGCAGCCCTAAGGActgcatatatcaaaaccgttattataaataaacctcaaaataaaaaataaaaatcaattacactaTCTTCTctatctctttaatttcttataatCCAAGCTCCACAAAATCCAACCAGAAATCTACCACAAACCCCACAAAATCAAATGGGCTGCGTTTCGTCAAAGATGTTCAGGGAAGAACAACACCATCGAGACATCATCGTAAAAAAAAATGGAGGTCGAGTGGGTCTCAGCCACATTGTTTCTCTCACTTCAACTACTTACTGCACTCTGAATCTCGACATCAAAGAAAAACAGAGCAACAAAGAACAATCGCAACATcctgatgaagaagatgaagaaaaagagaagaaagaagcaaTTAAGAAAATACAATCGCCAATTTGCGATGATCCGGAAGTAATCAATGTTGGTCCcatgtaattagttccaaggggggttaggaactaatgtaactttttcgtttaattatactgacttaatcaattctttaatttacttaattcaattttggtcagcacgaccgagagagatgtaagacagctttagtcagaggctgactagaaccgttttacttgcgagttgggaattaacacttaagtcagcttccaactctgcaatatgattactcagtgtcagcttaaacagtttatatcctgagtaatttaaacaagcaacacatacatatatatatatattgagagaaagggttagaaattactcagcagacttatcctggttcggcctcaccgcctacgtccagtccccagaatccttctgggctttttcaatccaatactgagctctttaaaagtagagcacaaaccgtttacaagcaattgagtatgcaagagtaccttcctctattcgtctactcaaccctactgaatgttataaccgaacactgagattttctctaccgctgagtactaaaaccgagtactcagcaccactctctcaatttttacaattgatacaaatttgttctttctagatgaagaacactttagatgaatacaaattcaatctagacttttacacagagatatgaatttggtgtaagattttctttcttgtttgaatgtgctttgtatgtatgctctttttcttttgtatttcggcaaaggatccaagagttggacttgtccttttatagtgaatttttgatgcctcaatcatttgaattcggatgtatccgttgaattcaaacggctccttgcgtcattcactggtcagcatacagattttgcaggccaatcctgtcttctgaaattagcaggtgccaggcttgtcttcttccgccaggttcatcttctagcaccagtttcgtcttttagctaacgaccagttgacccatgcgtctcgaaactgtctccttgcgtaattccaaggcttctgaattggcgcagacttatgtcggatcttgtcttttagtaaacggatcatccgcgctgtcctgacgaacactcagcttgaacttatagacgttgcctttgatcttttatctttggCGAGGCTGAGTCATGTTCCACTCAgtttctttggtcagcttcgtcttcaagtattggttctgaagaagacttttcttctattatgctgagtcgtgttctactcagcatctgttactcatgctgacttcgtcctgtcttactttttatttcttttcacatttatgattatactcaatatt encodes:
- the LOC136217116 gene encoding uncharacterized protein — encoded protein: MGCVSSKMFREEQHHRDIIVKKNGGRVGLSHIVSLTSTTYCTLNLDIKEKQSNKEQSQHPDEEDEEKEKKEAIKKIQSPICDDPEVINVGVSTINTWELMEDLEDGVPVQNSKKSPKSRGLILDCDNSSESSSRRRSSSPLFDPELVALYEKELTSDEEQIKTIISQTLKNYNLLSLP